A DNA window from Hydrogenophaga taeniospiralis contains the following coding sequences:
- a CDS encoding DUF4189 domain-containing protein — protein sequence MTDSQSLRWTAALLVSLTVAACGGNDDGYGAVAVSTSTNRVAISSGELTQSVANDEARDECDANDCTVVLQFEDCGAASAGTIGQTLVIAAAAGGSAFDAQTAANNACTAQGAVGCGEIPNLPAQCN from the coding sequence ATGACGGACTCTCAATCGCTGCGCTGGACCGCGGCACTGCTGGTGTCTCTGACGGTGGCCGCTTGCGGCGGGAATGACGACGGCTACGGCGCGGTTGCGGTGAGCACGTCCACGAACCGGGTGGCCATTTCCTCCGGGGAACTGACCCAGTCGGTCGCCAACGACGAGGCGCGCGACGAGTGCGACGCGAACGACTGCACGGTGGTGCTGCAGTTCGAGGACTGTGGGGCCGCGTCCGCCGGCACCATCGGCCAGACCCTGGTGATCGCGGCGGCGGCCGGCGGCTCGGCGTTCGACGCCCAGACGGCGGCCAACAACGCGTGCACCGCCCAGGGTGCGGTGGGCTGTGGCGAGATCCCCAATCTGCCGGCGCAGTGCAACTGA
- a CDS encoding S1 family peptidase — protein MRRWIQGLGMALALLLAGCGGGDGASVAETQCGSLGLSPKVLNGTNCATPELSPVVLLYVVNSAGAVSACSGTMISSDKILTAAHCVRGSVRRVVTPVWRADGSAGEMNASRWVAHPGFQWTAEGFVNDVAVVFLPAALPNPTMPLLVSQPAAVGQSVFVAGWGGPGFQLAVGTVTLEMVKTAQLGHHYTGGAGSNTCGGDSGGPMYRQTGAGNGLIGITSFGTATSCGADDYSYYTNLQSPAVQSFIRAQVPEAATI, from the coding sequence ATGCGGCGATGGATTCAAGGTCTGGGGATGGCGCTGGCGCTGTTGCTGGCCGGCTGCGGCGGCGGCGATGGCGCATCGGTCGCCGAAACGCAATGTGGCAGCCTGGGCCTGTCGCCCAAGGTCCTCAATGGCACCAACTGCGCCACGCCCGAGCTCTCGCCCGTGGTGCTGCTGTACGTGGTGAATTCCGCGGGTGCGGTGTCCGCCTGCTCCGGCACCATGATCAGCAGCGACAAGATCCTCACCGCCGCCCATTGCGTACGCGGCAGCGTGCGCAGGGTGGTGACGCCGGTCTGGCGCGCCGACGGCAGCGCGGGCGAGATGAACGCCAGCCGCTGGGTGGCCCACCCGGGGTTCCAGTGGACGGCTGAGGGGTTTGTGAACGACGTGGCGGTGGTGTTCCTGCCCGCGGCGCTGCCCAACCCCACCATGCCGCTGCTGGTGAGCCAGCCGGCTGCGGTTGGGCAGTCGGTGTTCGTGGCGGGCTGGGGTGGTCCCGGGTTCCAGCTGGCCGTCGGCACGGTCACCCTTGAAATGGTCAAGACGGCGCAGCTGGGACACCATTACACGGGCGGCGCCGGCAGCAACACCTGCGGCGGCGATTCCGGTGGCCCCATGTACCGCCAGACCGGTGCGGGCAATGGCCTGATCGGCATCACCTCGTTTGGCACGGCCACCAGTTGTGGCGCTGACGATTATTCGTACTACACCAACCTGCAGAGCCCGGCGGTGCAGAGCTTCATCCGGGCCCAGGTGCCTGAGGCGGCCACGATCTAA
- a CDS encoding LysR family transcriptional regulator, with translation MDKLKQLETFVAVATRGSLTAAAKAEGVAPAIIGRRLDGLESRLGVKLMVRTTRRITLTHEGSAFLEDCQRLLTDLANAEASVSAGGVKASGHLRLTAPAGFGRRHVAPLVPRFRELHPEVTISLNLSDRVVDVAGEAYDCAVRVGDLADSSLVSVRLADNRRLCVATPRYLQQHGRPANPADLVRFDCLTLSSDASQTRGWAFSVPAAGGEGAEIVHLRPGGPLDCSDGQVLHEWCLAGYGIAWRSAWEVEADIAAGRLQSVLDEFAAPPNGIFALFPQRKHLALRVRLWIDFLKHHYSQPDFWSAGRA, from the coding sequence ATGGACAAGCTCAAGCAGCTCGAAACCTTTGTGGCCGTGGCCACGCGCGGCAGCCTCACCGCCGCGGCCAAGGCCGAGGGGGTCGCGCCGGCCATCATCGGCCGCCGGCTCGACGGGCTGGAGTCCCGTCTCGGCGTCAAGCTCATGGTGCGCACCACGCGCCGCATCACGCTCACGCACGAAGGCAGCGCCTTTCTGGAAGACTGCCAGCGCCTGCTGACCGACCTGGCCAATGCCGAAGCCAGTGTCAGCGCCGGCGGCGTCAAGGCCAGTGGGCATTTGCGCCTCACCGCGCCGGCCGGCTTCGGCCGCCGCCACGTGGCGCCGCTGGTGCCCCGCTTTCGAGAGCTGCACCCCGAGGTGACGATCTCGCTCAACCTGAGCGACCGCGTGGTGGACGTGGCCGGCGAGGCCTACGACTGCGCGGTGCGCGTGGGCGATCTGGCCGACTCTTCCCTGGTGAGCGTGCGCCTGGCCGACAACCGCCGCCTGTGCGTGGCCACGCCGAGATACCTGCAGCAGCACGGCCGCCCCGCGAACCCGGCCGATCTGGTGCGCTTTGACTGCCTCACGCTGTCCTCCGACGCGTCCCAGACGCGGGGCTGGGCATTTTCCGTGCCGGCGGCCGGCGGCGAGGGCGCCGAGATCGTGCACCTGCGCCCGGGCGGCCCGCTCGATTGTTCGGACGGGCAGGTGCTGCACGAGTGGTGTCTGGCGGGCTACGGCATCGCTTGGCGCAGCGCCTGGGAGGTCGAGGCCGACATCGCGGCCGGGCGGCTGCAGAGCGTGCTCGACGAATTCGCCGCCCCGCCCAATGGCATCTTTGCCCTGTTTCCACAGCGCAAACACCTGGCGTTGCGCGTGCGGCTGTGGATCGACTTCCTCAAGCACCACTACAGCCAGCCCGATTTCTGGTCGGCAGGACGCGCCTGA